From Pan paniscus chromosome 9, NHGRI_mPanPan1-v2.0_pri, whole genome shotgun sequence, the proteins below share one genomic window:
- the LOC130540586 gene encoding uncharacterized protein LOC130540586, whose product MLPPGLTPLLGGLSRALGAQGLPPLANFLLGNRGLDAHINLSLHLRSEEAPLEETEAAATHESRSGGYGSEPATERASSQGRKGESSEGRREEGRKGPKTSPPRGSCHPAREHRSVTRDAAEVRQEPPKGLSWGDSHRCPEGPRTESTLAPAGLHMLRELDSGKAVAVGRGRRDARLAGRAGLRSGAAAALPGKAALAAGLSAGEDRLRPALLRRALTAGAAPARPLVHGAPISGRGSHRKEGVA is encoded by the coding sequence ATGCTGCCGCCGGGTCTCACACCTCTCCTGGGTGGCCTTTCAAGAGCTCTGGGGGCTCAGGGGCTGCCGCCTCTTGCAAATTTCCTCCTGGGAAACAGAGGCTTGGACGCCCATATTAACTTGTCACTGCATCTCCGAAGTGAGGAGGCCCCTTTGGAAGAGACAGAGGCGGCGGCGACCCACGAGTCCCGTTCCGGAGGCTACGGGTCTGAGCCGGCGACAGAAAGAGCGAGCAgccaaggaaggaaaggagagagcagcgaaggaaggagagaagaagggcGCAAGGGTCCCAAGACGTCTCCACCGAGAGGCAGCTGCCACCCTGCTCGCGAGCACCGCAGTGTCACCCGCGACGCAGCAGAGGTGCGGCAAGAGCCCCCGAAAGGTCTCTCTTGGGGTGACAGTCACCGCTGCCCAGAAGGCCCCCGGACTGAGAGCACCTTAGCGCCTGCGGGTCTGCACATGCTCCGTGAGCTAGATAGCGGCAAGGCTGTGGCCGTGGGGCGCGGGCGCCGGGACGCGCGGCTGGCGGGCCGGGCAGGGCTGCGCTCGGGAGCGGCCGCCGCGCTTCCCGGGAAGGCTGCGCTGGCTGCGGGGCTCAGCGCAGGGGAGGACAGGCTGCGGCCGGCGCTGCTGCGGCGCGCGCTGACAGCCGGGGCCGCCCCGGCGCGCCCATTGGTCCACGGTGCGCCAATCAGCGGCCGCGGGTCTCACCGCAAAGAGGGCGTGGCCTAA